The Nostoc sp. 'Lobaria pulmonaria (5183) cyanobiont' genome window below encodes:
- a CDS encoding non-ribosomal peptide synthetase: MTVKNKNIENFYPLSPMQQGILYHSLAAPKSGNYFEQFSWTLQGKLNIPAFHRAWHYVVERHSILRTCFVWEGLKEPVQVVHGQVTLPWQEYNWQHLSPDEQQQKLEVFLESDRSGGFELTQPPLMRFTLVQLSDTSYNFIWSHHHLLLDGWSVALIFKEVLACYKAFSNGEDVYLEPIRSYRDYIVWLQQQNLSEAETFWQQALKGFTAPTQLWTDQKARKSLTPEDDYTQQKIQLSAVTTAALQSVAQQHQLTLNTLVQGAWALLLSRYSGQEDVVFGAVGSGRPATLAKAESMVGLFINTLPIRVKISSEEFLLPWLQKIQTQLVEARQYEYSPLVKVQGWSEVPKGLALFDNIVVFENYPVDASVQQRDVNFKIEDFSSFERTNYPITLTVIPGEKLSLQIACDDSDRFDTITRILGHLQTLLEGMVTNPQQRLSELPLLTEVEQHQLLHEWNNTQTEYPQDRCIHELFEAQVERTPDVIAVVFEDQQLTYGELNQRANQLAHYLRSLGVKPEVLVGICVERSLYMIIGLLAILKAGGAYIPLDPSYPKERLEFILEDTQAPVLLTQASLVAALPQQNAQVVCLDINWHLIAQQRQDNLFCQLTTDNLAYTIYTSGSTGKPKGVQIPHIALSNFFFAMQQSPGITKEDTLLAVTTYSFDIAALELFLPIIVGSRLVITSREVTWDGTQLSAMLTDSQATVMQATPATWQLLLAAGWDGNYQLKILCGGEALPGHLANQLRQRCHSLWNMYGPTETTIWSAASLVETVNNTVLISHPIANTQLYILDQYHQLVPVGIPGELHIGGEGLARGYFHRPDLTAEKFIPHPFSEQPSARLYKTGDLARYLPNGDIEYISRIDNQVKIRGFRIETGEIEATLTQYPTIKEAVVVVREDMSGDKQLVAYVVSEQELTLKISELRSFLRDKIPDYMIPAAFVSMKALPLTPNGKVDRQSLPIPDNLRPQLETTYIKPQNDLETSIAMVWQKTLKIEKVGINDNFFELGGHSLLIVQVHSQLREIFQKDLLILDLFRYPTISSLAEFINLANSKQSSNSYQTDVRTQQLQEGKTRMKQFLKVSKRVK; this comes from the coding sequence ATGACGGTAAAAAACAAAAACATTGAAAATTTTTATCCCCTCTCGCCGATGCAGCAGGGCATTCTCTATCATAGTCTTGCAGCCCCCAAATCTGGCAACTATTTTGAACAATTTAGCTGGACTCTCCAAGGAAAACTTAACATTCCAGCATTCCATCGCGCATGGCACTATGTTGTAGAGCGCCATTCAATTCTGCGAACCTGTTTTGTTTGGGAAGGCTTAAAAGAACCAGTACAAGTTGTACATGGACAGGTAACTCTACCGTGGCAGGAGTATAATTGGCAGCATCTGTCTCCAGATGAACAACAACAAAAGTTAGAGGTTTTCTTGGAAAGCGATCGCTCTGGTGGCTTTGAACTGACGCAACCACCATTGATGCGCTTCACACTGGTTCAACTTTCAGATACATCCTATAACTTTATCTGGAGTCATCATCATCTGTTACTGGATGGGTGGTCTGTTGCCCTAATTTTTAAGGAAGTTCTTGCTTGTTATAAAGCTTTCAGCAACGGTGAAGACGTATACCTAGAACCTATTCGCTCTTATCGGGATTACATTGTCTGGCTACAACAACAAAACCTATCCGAGGCTGAGACTTTCTGGCAACAGGCGCTCAAAGGTTTTACTGCTCCAACACAGCTGTGGACAGACCAAAAAGCTAGAAAATCACTGACTCCAGAAGATGACTATACCCAACAGAAGATTCAACTTTCAGCAGTCACAACCGCAGCATTGCAATCTGTAGCACAGCAGCATCAACTAACGCTAAATACTCTGGTACAAGGAGCTTGGGCTTTGCTGTTAAGCCGCTACAGTGGTCAAGAAGATGTAGTTTTCGGGGCAGTAGGTTCTGGTCGTCCCGCAACTCTAGCTAAAGCCGAGTCTATGGTAGGGCTGTTTATCAACACACTACCGATTAGAGTAAAAATATCGTCCGAAGAATTTCTTTTACCTTGGCTGCAAAAAATTCAAACTCAATTAGTTGAAGCGCGTCAATACGAATATAGTCCCTTAGTAAAAGTCCAGGGATGGAGTGAAGTTCCCAAAGGTCTTGCTCTGTTTGATAATATAGTAGTTTTTGAGAACTATCCTGTAGACGCTTCTGTACAACAGAGGGATGTCAATTTTAAGATAGAGGATTTTTCTAGCTTTGAAAGAACCAACTATCCTATAACCCTAACTGTGATTCCAGGTGAAAAGTTGTCGCTCCAGATTGCTTGCGATGATAGTGATCGCTTCGATACCATTACCCGAATTCTAGGACATTTGCAGACTTTGCTAGAGGGCATGGTTACAAATCCACAGCAGCGTTTGTCAGAGTTGCCATTATTGACGGAAGTTGAGCAGCATCAATTACTGCACGAGTGGAATAATACACAAACTGAGTATCCCCAGGATAGATGTATTCATGAATTATTTGAAGCCCAAGTAGAACGCACACCCGACGTGATCGCAGTCGTGTTTGAAGACCAACAGTTAACCTATGGTGAACTAAATCAACGAGCTAACCAATTGGCGCATTACTTGCGATCGCTAGGAGTAAAACCAGAGGTATTAGTGGGGATTTGTGTAGAGCGATCGCTTTACATGATAATCGGATTATTAGCCATCCTCAAAGCAGGTGGTGCATACATACCACTAGACCCTAGTTATCCTAAAGAACGATTAGAATTTATACTAGAAGATACTCAAGCGCCAGTGTTGCTGACTCAAGCATCGCTCGTTGCGGCATTACCGCAACAAAATGCTCAAGTCGTTTGTTTAGATATTAATTGGCACCTGATTGCCCAACAAAGGCAAGATAATTTATTCTGCCAACTAACAACTGATAACCTAGCATATACAATCTATACCTCTGGTTCCACAGGCAAACCAAAAGGCGTGCAAATACCCCACATTGCTCTGAGCAACTTCTTCTTTGCGATGCAGCAAAGTCCAGGTATTACTAAAGAAGATACCTTACTAGCAGTCACGACCTATTCCTTTGATATTGCCGCCTTAGAACTGTTCTTGCCAATCATTGTAGGTAGTCGCTTGGTAATTACTAGTCGGGAAGTAACCTGGGATGGAACACAACTATCAGCAATGTTAACTGATTCCCAAGCTACAGTTATGCAAGCCACACCAGCGACATGGCAGTTACTTTTGGCCGCAGGCTGGGATGGTAATTATCAATTAAAAATTCTCTGTGGTGGTGAAGCCTTACCTGGACACCTAGCCAATCAATTACGGCAACGATGTCATTCTTTATGGAATATGTATGGACCGACTGAAACCACTATTTGGTCGGCAGCTAGCTTAGTAGAAACCGTTAACAACACTGTACTAATTAGTCACCCAATTGCAAATACACAGCTTTATATCCTCGACCAATATCATCAGTTAGTTCCTGTAGGTATACCAGGTGAATTGCATATAGGTGGCGAAGGACTGGCACGGGGGTATTTTCACCGTCCTGATTTGACAGCAGAGAAGTTTATTCCTCACCCTTTTAGCGAGCAGCCGTCTGCACGTCTGTACAAGACAGGAGATTTAGCACGCTATCTACCAAATGGAGATATTGAGTACATTAGTCGCATTGATAACCAAGTTAAGATACGCGGTTTCCGTATTGAGACTGGAGAAATTGAAGCCACATTAACTCAATATCCTACTATTAAAGAAGCTGTAGTTGTAGTCAGAGAAGATATGTCTGGAGACAAGCAGCTAGTAGCCTATGTAGTATCTGAACAGGAATTGACTCTTAAAATTAGTGAATTACGGAGTTTTCTCAGAGACAAAATACCTGATTATATGATACCCGCTGCCTTTGTATCAATGAAGGCTCTGCCATTAACACCTAATGGTAAAGTAGATCGACAATCACTGCCAATACCAGATAATCTTCGTCCACAGTTAGAAACCACCTACATCAAGCCACAAAATGATTTAGAAACATCTATTGCGATGGTTTGGCAGAAGACACTGAAAATAGAAAAGGTTGGCATTAACGATAACTTCTTTGAGCTAGGTGGACATTCATTATTAATAGTTCAGGTTCATAGCCAACTGCGGGAAATATTTCAAAAAGATTTATTAATACTCGATTTATTTAGATATCCGACTATCAGTTCTTTAGCTGAGTTTATCAATCTAGCCAACAGCAAACAATCATCAAATTCTTATCAAACTGATGTTAGAACTCAACAGTTGCAGGAAGGTAAAACTCGAATGAAACAATTTCTGAAAGTCAGTAAGAGAGTGAAATAA
- a CDS encoding non-ribosomal peptide synthetase codes for MDSKTDDIIKRRSKLSPAKQAILEKRLQGESEPDIQQIVIPRRTQKSPITLSAPQQRLWFLQQLEPQSSIYNEFACIQLKGVLNCAALEKSFNEIVKRHESLRTSFETLDDQPVQVIHPTLSVELQVVNLSNLPQALQEAEVEQLSAEIARKPFDLAFSPLLRVMLLQTSEQENLLLLVVHHIVCDGWSIQVLNQELAVLYEAFSAGKSSPLLELSIQYPDYSIWQHQWLQGEREKTQLSYWKQQLADAPTTLSLPIDRQRPPVQSFKGAARFFKLSSHLSDMVRSLSRQQGVTLFMTLLAVFQAQLYCYTSQEDICIGSPVANRNHTGIEGLIGFFVNTLVFRTDLSGNPSFLELLGRVREVCIGAYTHADLPFERLVEELHPERNLSHTPLFQVTFALQEDTKKDLVLPNLTLKWLHNNSETAKFDLTLYVVDSKPELWGWWEYNTDLFDAGTIERMVGHFTNLLEGIVTQPENRLSELPLLTEPERQTLLVDWNDTTTDFPQDKCIHELFEAQVARTPDAVAVVFEDQQLSYRELNQRANQLAHYLQKQGVKPEVLVGICVERSLDIVIGLLAILKAGGAYIPLDPSYPQERLAFILENAQISVLLTQTSLVEAIPQQKSQVVCLDAHWYYIAQQSKENLFSEVTPDNLAYVIYTSGSTGRPKGVMIKHASTVAMLDWANKTFEIEAKKGVLASTSICFDLSVFEIFVPLCCGGKVILIENALYLPTLSTSENVTLINTVPSVISQLLRNGCIPTSVKTVNIAGEPLYNQLVQELYRQENIQQVFNLYGPSEDTTYSTSAWIQKGSSNTPSIGRPIHNTQIYLLDKNCQPVPVGVPGMLYLGGAGLARGYLNKPELTANKFIPNPYTNQPGERLYKTGDQARYLPNGEIEYIGRIDYQVKVRGFRIELGEIEALIHQYPAVKETVVVVSEDSGDSKRLVAYVVPQTEQTLTISKLRDFLESKLPSYMIPGTFIILEALPLTPNGKLDRKALPIPELTQISSSNIILPTTPIENLLAGIWAKILGIEKVGIDNNFFELGGHSLIATRVMSQIRQVFQIELPLRCLFEKPTIAELAKEIETTNKAGLGIETTKIEPIVRSPQLPLSFAQQRLWFLAQLEPDSSFYNIPAAVRLKGELNIKALQQSLNEILRRHEALRTNFQTVEGQAIAVISEVKPLRLPTIDISELPLAQQEVEIRQQAAQEAQQPFDISSDYLLRVKLLRLDEQEHIVLLTMHHIASDGWSVGVLVQELATLYPSFCNHQPSPLPELPIQYVDFAAWQRQWLEAEVLQSQISYWRQQLEDAPKVLELPTDYLRPAIGTFRGATYSFELSYELSVALNKLSQQQGSTLFMTLLAAFQTLLWRYTGQEDIVVGSPIANRNRAEIEGLIGFFVNTLVLRTNLTGNPSFEELLKRVREVALGAYAHQDLPFELLVEQLQPQRDLSHTPLFQVMFVLQNAPMSALELPDLTLSPVESDSNTAKFDLTLYMSETESGLVGNLEYNTDLFAENSIQRMAAHLQTLLSGIVTNPQASLSELSLLTQTEKHQLLQEWNDTEVEYPQQLCIHELFEVQVQKTPDAVAVVFEDEQLTYWELNTRANQLAHYLQQLGVKPEVLVGICVERSLYMIIGLLAILKAGGAYVPLDPSYPKKRLAYMLEDSRPGLLLTQQHLVENLPTNQAQVICIDSDWQLIADENRENPGCNITVDNLAYVIYTSGSTGKPKGAINTHQGICNRLLWMQDAYQLTAADCVLHKTPFSFDVSVWEFFWTLMTGARLVVAQPEGHRDPSYIVNLILQQQITTLHFVPSMLQAFLSAEGLEKCQSLVRVIASGEALPVQLQQSFFNRLDAQLYNLYGPTEAAVDVTFWQCQDNLTNQTTVPIGRPIANIQIYLLDKYFNPVAFGVAGEVYIGGVGVGRGYLNRPDLTAEKFIPNPFSDKAAGRLYKTGDLARYLPTGEIEYIGRIDHQVKIRGFRIELGEIEALITKHPAVRETVVAVYCSQADSQQIVAYIVPQKEQTLVIPKLRSFLESKLPNYMIPATFATLEALPLTPNGKVDRKALPAPDTARPELEKAFIAPQTTAEKQLAVIWTQVLDLEKVGINDNFFELGGDSILILQIVSKANLAGLHLTPKQLFQHQTIAKLAAVAGTTQKISAQQNLITGSLELTPIEHWFFEQEQPEPHHWNQAVMLEVKQRINPVALEKVAEDLQKHHDALRSRFIKKELGLQAIIVSPDNVIPTTYLDLSALPKDQQVAQMEIMSDQLQASLNLTQGPLFRVAIFDLDANQPSRLLWVIHHLVVDGVSWRILIEDFQTAYEQICQNKALQLPPKTTSLQQWSSYLQEYAQSSALRSELEYWLTIEQQPVKPIPIDFSYENNLEESACTLTVSLTAEETQVLLQHVPAVYQTQINDVLLTALVQTFSQWTGETSLLIDLEGHGREELFEDIDLSRTVGWFTTIFPVHLSLNSAFDSPGKALKSIKEQLRAIPNRGIGYGVLRYLSEDMEISQRFSRLPKAEVVFNYLGQFDQVLPQSSLFGFATESTGPSNSLQSKRNHLLEVNGGISQGRLQINWTYSNQLHSQTTVETLAQSFIEALRVLITHCQSPDAGGFTPSDFAEFQQSQWEQSDLDAITAVIGNI; via the coding sequence ATGGATAGCAAAACAGATGATATTATTAAACGACGCTCTAAGCTCTCACCTGCTAAACAAGCAATTTTAGAAAAGCGCTTACAGGGTGAGAGTGAGCCTGATATTCAACAAATAGTTATTCCTCGCCGCACTCAAAAAAGTCCAATTACTCTGTCTGCACCCCAGCAGCGATTATGGTTTCTCCAACAGTTAGAACCCCAAAGTTCTATTTACAACGAATTTGCGTGTATACAATTAAAAGGTGTTCTGAATTGTGCAGCATTAGAGAAAAGTTTTAATGAGATTGTAAAACGTCATGAATCTCTGCGTACTTCTTTTGAAACTTTGGATGATCAACCAGTTCAAGTAATTCATCCCACCTTGAGTGTAGAATTGCAAGTGGTGAATTTAAGCAACTTACCGCAAGCATTGCAGGAGGCTGAAGTTGAGCAGCTATCTGCTGAAATTGCTCGAAAGCCTTTTGACTTAGCATTCAGTCCATTGCTGCGAGTGATGTTATTGCAGACTAGTGAACAAGAAAATTTATTGTTGTTAGTTGTTCACCACATTGTCTGTGATGGCTGGTCGATACAAGTGCTTAACCAAGAATTAGCAGTATTATATGAAGCTTTCTCTGCTGGAAAATCTTCCCCACTTTTAGAACTGTCCATTCAATACCCAGACTATTCTATTTGGCAGCATCAGTGGTTGCAAGGTGAACGAGAAAAAACTCAACTTTCTTATTGGAAGCAGCAATTGGCAGATGCTCCAACCACTTTGTCCCTGCCAATAGACCGTCAGCGACCTCCAGTACAAAGTTTCAAAGGAGCAGCTAGATTTTTCAAGCTATCATCACACTTGAGTGATATGGTGAGGTCTTTGAGCAGACAGCAGGGAGTCACCCTGTTTATGACTTTGTTAGCGGTATTTCAAGCACAATTGTACTGCTATACAAGTCAAGAAGACATCTGCATTGGCTCTCCAGTTGCTAATCGGAACCATACTGGTATTGAAGGGTTAATCGGTTTTTTTGTCAATACTCTTGTGTTTCGTACTGACCTTTCTGGAAACCCAAGCTTTTTAGAATTACTTGGTCGAGTACGCGAAGTATGCATAGGAGCTTATACTCATGCAGACCTGCCTTTTGAGCGATTAGTGGAAGAACTACACCCTGAGCGAAATCTCAGTCATACGCCGCTGTTTCAAGTAACCTTTGCTTTGCAGGAAGATACTAAAAAAGATTTGGTGCTACCTAATCTGACTCTAAAGTGGCTTCACAACAATAGTGAAACAGCAAAATTTGATTTAACACTATATGTAGTAGATTCAAAGCCAGAACTTTGGGGATGGTGGGAGTACAATACAGACTTATTTGATGCTGGAACTATTGAAAGAATGGTAGGGCATTTTACTAATTTGCTTGAGGGTATTGTTACCCAACCGGAAAATCGTTTGTCGGAGTTACCGCTATTAACTGAACCTGAGCGTCAGACTCTTTTAGTTGACTGGAATGATACAACTACTGATTTTCCCCAGGATAAATGTATCCATGAATTGTTTGAAGCGCAGGTAGCAAGAACGCCTGATGCTGTAGCAGTAGTGTTTGAAGACCAACAGTTAAGCTATCGGGAACTAAATCAACGAGCTAACCAATTAGCGCATTACTTACAAAAGCAAGGAGTCAAACCAGAAGTATTGGTGGGGATTTGTGTAGAGCGATCGCTAGATATAGTCATCGGACTATTAGCCATCCTTAAAGCCGGTGGTGCATACATTCCACTAGACCCTAGCTATCCTCAAGAGCGATTGGCATTTATATTAGAAAATGCCCAAATATCAGTGCTGCTAACTCAAACTTCCCTTGTTGAAGCAATCCCACAACAGAAATCTCAAGTTGTTTGTTTAGATGCACATTGGTATTATATTGCTCAACAAAGCAAAGAAAATTTATTCTCGGAAGTCACTCCTGATAACCTAGCTTATGTGATTTATACCTCTGGTTCCACAGGCAGACCAAAAGGTGTAATGATTAAACACGCTAGCACAGTTGCAATGTTGGATTGGGCAAATAAAACCTTTGAGATTGAAGCTAAAAAAGGAGTTTTGGCATCAACCTCAATTTGCTTTGACCTTTCGGTGTTTGAGATATTTGTTCCTTTGTGTTGCGGTGGTAAAGTGATTTTAATCGAGAATGCACTATATTTACCAACCTTGTCAACATCTGAGAATGTAACCTTAATTAATACCGTCCCAAGTGTGATTTCACAGTTACTAAGAAATGGCTGCATTCCCACTTCAGTGAAAACTGTAAATATTGCAGGTGAACCACTCTATAATCAACTCGTACAAGAACTTTATCGGCAGGAGAATATACAACAAGTTTTTAACTTGTATGGTCCTTCGGAAGATACAACTTATTCAACCTCTGCCTGGATACAAAAAGGTAGTAGCAACACACCATCTATTGGTCGTCCAATTCACAATACACAGATTTATTTATTAGATAAAAATTGCCAACCTGTTCCTGTAGGTGTACCTGGGATGTTGTATCTTGGTGGTGCAGGTTTAGCCCGTGGTTATTTAAATAAACCTGAACTGACTGCGAATAAATTTATTCCCAATCCCTACACAAACCAGCCAGGAGAAAGGTTATATAAAACAGGAGATCAGGCACGCTATTTACCAAATGGAGAAATAGAGTACATTGGTCGTATTGACTATCAAGTAAAAGTTCGTGGTTTCCGCATTGAATTGGGAGAAATTGAAGCACTTATCCACCAATACCCAGCAGTTAAAGAAACTGTAGTTGTTGTAAGTGAAGATTCGGGAGATTCTAAACGTTTAGTCGCTTATGTAGTTCCTCAAACAGAACAAACACTGACAATTTCTAAGCTACGCGATTTCTTAGAGTCAAAGTTGCCAAGCTATATGATACCAGGGACTTTTATCATATTAGAGGCGCTCCCACTTACACCTAATGGTAAGCTTGACCGGAAAGCGCTACCAATTCCTGAATTAACACAGATATCATCATCGAATATTATTCTTCCTACCACACCAATAGAGAATTTATTAGCAGGTATTTGGGCAAAAATACTTGGTATTGAAAAAGTAGGTATTGATAACAATTTCTTTGAATTAGGTGGTCACTCATTAATCGCCACTCGCGTGATGTCCCAAATTCGCCAAGTATTTCAAATAGAACTGCCTTTACGTTGTTTATTTGAAAAACCGACAATCGCAGAGTTAGCCAAAGAAATTGAAACAACCAACAAAGCAGGCTTAGGAATTGAAACAACAAAGATTGAGCCGATAGTGCGATCGCCACAATTACCGCTATCATTTGCTCAACAGAGGTTATGGTTCCTAGCTCAATTAGAACCAGACAGTTCATTCTACAACATACCTGCGGCTGTTCGCCTGAAAGGAGAATTGAACATCAAGGCGTTACAACAAAGTTTAAACGAAATTCTACGCCGCCACGAAGCATTGAGAACCAATTTCCAGACAGTTGAAGGGCAAGCAATAGCTGTGATCTCTGAAGTAAAGCCCTTAAGATTACCAACAATCGATATTAGCGAACTCCCTTTAGCTCAACAAGAAGTTGAAATCAGGCAACAAGCTGCACAAGAGGCACAACAGCCCTTTGACATCAGCAGCGATTATTTACTGAGAGTAAAACTATTACGTCTGGATGAACAAGAACACATTGTACTACTGACAATGCACCACATTGCTTCTGACGGTTGGTCAGTTGGCGTACTAGTGCAAGAGTTAGCAACACTTTATCCATCCTTCTGTAATCATCAACCCTCACCATTACCTGAACTACCAATACAGTATGTAGACTTCGCCGCTTGGCAACGACAATGGTTAGAGGCAGAAGTATTACAATCGCAGATATCCTATTGGCGACAACAGTTAGAAGATGCACCCAAAGTATTAGAGTTACCCACTGATTACCTCAGACCAGCAATTGGGACATTTCGAGGTGCAACCTATTCATTTGAGCTATCATATGAACTGTCTGTAGCCCTGAATAAATTGAGCCAGCAGCAGGGAAGTACCTTATTTATGACGCTGTTAGCAGCTTTCCAAACACTGCTATGGCGTTACACAGGGCAAGAAGATATTGTGGTTGGTTCACCTATCGCCAATCGCAACCGAGCAGAGATAGAAGGGTTAATTGGATTTTTTGTCAATACTTTGGTGCTGAGAACTAACTTGACAGGTAATCCTAGCTTCGAGGAACTACTCAAACGAGTGCGGGAAGTCGCATTAGGAGCTTATGCTCATCAAGATTTGCCGTTTGAGTTGTTAGTTGAACAACTACAACCACAGCGAGATTTAAGCCATACACCACTGTTTCAAGTGATGTTTGTGCTTCAGAATGCACCGATGTCTGCCTTGGAGTTGCCTGATTTGACTTTGAGTCCTGTAGAAAGTGATAGCAATACTGCTAAGTTTGATTTGACTCTTTACATGAGTGAAACCGAGTCAGGATTAGTTGGTAATTTAGAATATAATACTGATTTATTTGCGGAAAATTCCATACAAAGAATGGCGGCTCATTTGCAAACGTTGCTGTCTGGAATTGTGACAAATCCACAAGCAAGTTTGTCGGAATTATCACTGCTAACCCAAACTGAGAAACACCAATTACTCCAAGAGTGGAATGATACAGAAGTTGAATATCCTCAACAGCTATGCATCCATGAATTGTTTGAAGTACAGGTACAAAAAACACCTGATGCTGTAGCAGTTGTGTTTGAAGATGAACAGCTAACTTATTGGGAACTGAATACTAGAGCAAATCAATTGGCGCATTACCTGCAACAACTGGGAGTAAAACCAGAGGTATTAGTGGGGATTTGTGTAGAGCGATCGCTTTACATGATAATCGGACTATTAGCCATTCTCAAAGCAGGTGGAGCATATGTACCACTAGATCCTAGCTATCCCAAAAAACGCTTGGCTTATATGTTAGAAGACTCTCGACCAGGTCTATTGTTAACACAACAGCACTTAGTAGAAAATTTACCAACAAATCAAGCTCAAGTAATTTGTATCGATAGCGACTGGCAATTAATCGCTGATGAAAACAGAGAAAATCCTGGGTGTAACATCACAGTTGATAACCTTGCTTACGTCATTTACACTTCAGGTTCCACAGGAAAACCGAAAGGTGCAATCAACACCCATCAAGGAATCTGCAATCGCTTACTGTGGATGCAAGATGCCTACCAATTAACCGCAGCAGATTGTGTGTTGCATAAGACACCCTTCAGTTTTGACGTATCTGTGTGGGAATTTTTCTGGACGTTGATGACAGGTGCGCGGTTAGTAGTAGCTCAACCAGAAGGTCATCGAGATCCCAGCTACATAGTTAACTTGATTCTACAGCAGCAAATTACGACCTTACATTTTGTCCCATCAATGTTGCAAGCATTCCTGTCAGCAGAAGGATTAGAAAAATGTCAGTCTTTGGTAAGAGTCATAGCCAGTGGTGAAGCATTACCAGTCCAACTACAACAGAGCTTCTTTAATCGACTTGATGCCCAACTGTATAATCTCTATGGACCAACAGAAGCGGCTGTAGATGTGACTTTTTGGCAGTGTCAGGATAATTTGACCAACCAAACAACAGTTCCGATTGGGCGACCAATAGCAAATATTCAAATTTATCTACTTGATAAGTATTTTAATCCTGTTGCTTTTGGTGTAGCAGGTGAAGTTTATATTGGTGGTGTGGGAGTAGGTAGGGGTTACTTAAACCGCCCCGACTTGACAGCAGAAAAATTTATCCCCAATCCTTTTAGTGATAAAGCAGCAGGGCGTCTTTACAAAACAGGAGATTTAGCACGCTATCTACCAACTGGAGAAATAGAATACATTGGTCGGATTGACCACCAGGTGAAGATACGTGGTTTCCGCATTGAGTTGGGAGAAATTGAAGCGCTCATTACTAAACATCCCGCAGTCCGAGAAACTGTAGTTGCAGTTTATTGTTCACAAGCAGATTCTCAACAAATAGTCGCCTATATAGTCCCACAAAAAGAGCAAACACTAGTAATTCCCAAACTACGTAGCTTCCTTGAGTCAAAGTTACCAAACTACATGATACCAGCAACTTTTGCCACATTAGAAGCACTACCACTGACACCCAATGGTAAAGTTGACCGTAAGGCATTACCTGCACCTGATACAGCACGTCCAGAACTAGAAAAAGCTTTCATCGCACCTCAGACGACCGCTGAAAAACAATTGGCTGTTATCTGGACACAAGTACTAGATTTGGAAAAAGTAGGTATAAACGACAACTTTTTTGAATTAGGAGGAGATTCTATCCTCATTCTTCAAATAGTATCCAAAGCAAACCTTGCGGGGCTGCACCTAACTCCTAAGCAATTATTTCAACACCAAACCATAGCAAAACTAGCTGCTGTAGCTGGCACAACTCAGAAAATTTCAGCACAACAAAACCTAATCACTGGTTCGCTAGAGTTAACACCTATTGAGCATTGGTTTTTTGAACAAGAGCAACCAGAACCACACCACTGGAATCAAGCGGTAATGCTAGAAGTCAAACAGCGCATTAACCCTGTAGCTTTAGAAAAGGTAGCAGAAGATTTACAAAAGCATCATGATGCTCTACGTTCGCGATTTATAAAAAAGGAATTAGGTCTTCAAGCGATTATAGTCAGTCCTGACAATGTAATACCAACAACATATTTAGACTTGTCAGCACTACCAAAAGATCAACAAGTGGCACAGATGGAAATAATGTCAGATCAGCTACAAGCCAGCTTGAACTTGACACAAGGACCATTATTCCGAGTTGCTATTTTTGACTTGGATGCAAATCAACCAAGTCGTTTACTTTGGGTGATTCATCACTTAGTTGTTGATGGAGTTTCTTGGCGAATTTTGATTGAAGATTTTCAAACAGCTTACGAGCAAATTTGTCAAAACAAAGCACTACAACTGCCACCGAAAACAACTTCTCTCCAGCAGTGGTCTAGTTATCTACAAGAGTATGCACAATCGTCTGCATTGCGTTCGGAGCTAGAATACTGGCTGACAATAGAGCAGCAACCTGTTAAGCCTATACCCATAGATTTTAGCTATGAGAACAATCTAGAAGAATCTGCTTGTACTTTGACTGTATCGCTGACTGCGGAAGAAACTCAAGTTTTATTGCAACATGTACCAGCAGTTTATCAGACGCAAATTAATGATGTGTTGTTAACTGCACTTGTGCAAACATTTAGCCAATGGACAGGAGAAACTTCATTACTAATTGACTTAGAAGGGCATGGTCGAGAAGAACTGTTCGAGGATATAGATTTATCGAGGACGGTGGGTTGGTTCACAACTATCTTCCCGGTACATCTGAGTCTCAATAGTGCTTTCGACTCACCAGGAAAAGCCCTCAAATCAATTAAAGAGCAGCTCAGGGCGATTCCAAATCGAGGTATTGGTTATGGAGTGTTGCGCTATCTCAGTGAAGATATGGAAATTAGCCAACGATTCAGTCGTTTGCCAAAAGCGGAAGTGGTTTTTAATTATCTAGGACAGTTTGACCAAGTTTTACCACAATCGTCTTTATTTGGCTTTGCTACCGAATCGACCGGTCCGAGTAATAGTTTGCAAAGCAAACGAAATCACTTGCTGGAAGTTAACGGTGGTATTTCTCAAGGACGTCTGCAAATAAACTGGACTTACAGCAATCAGTTGCATAGTCAAACCACAGTTGAAACTCTTGCTCAAAGCTTTATTGAGGCATTGCGAGTACTGATTACTCATTGCCAATCTCCTGATGCAGGAGGCTTTACCCCTTCCGATTTCGCTGAGTTTCAGCAAAGCCAATGGGAGCAATCCGATCTTGATGCCATCACAGCTGTCATCGGAAATATTTGA